One window from the genome of Nitrospiraceae bacterium encodes:
- a CDS encoding encapsulin: MEQEIFPGQWTEDQWSLVQQTVRDEASKVRVAASFLPRNGPWPSETDSVPTQDFFDNQPNPLPGGPPNRLAVDDRTTRPLTTISVNVQIRNSQIAQPDLSSALSMFRRAANIIGRIEDGLIFQGQNSVNPFNNAQFPNLPNVFQVSGGAIWRGLIDAATRQGSGQQPFDSLRDQNGTLAYSPDAFVRDITRGISTLEEGGYLAPFALVLSNDLFELAHTPTDSLVMPADRIKPILNGPLLRSSTIRPLYGVLMSTAADPVDLVLASDISVKPVQVTMEPRHVYRVSQRFTLRIKQPGALLAFGPE, from the coding sequence ATGGAACAGGAAATTTTCCCAGGTCAATGGACTGAGGACCAATGGAGCCTCGTACAGCAGACAGTTCGTGATGAAGCAAGCAAGGTACGCGTGGCCGCATCATTTTTGCCACGCAATGGGCCTTGGCCATCAGAAACTGATTCAGTCCCAACACAGGATTTTTTTGACAACCAGCCTAATCCCCTACCAGGTGGCCCCCCTAACCGCCTGGCAGTTGACGACCGGACAACGCGACCCCTTACAACCATTTCCGTGAATGTTCAAATCAGAAACTCGCAAATTGCCCAACCGGACCTTTCCAGCGCGCTCAGCATGTTTCGGCGCGCCGCGAATATTATTGGACGGATCGAGGACGGTTTGATTTTTCAAGGTCAGAACTCAGTGAACCCTTTTAATAATGCGCAATTCCCAAACCTACCTAATGTTTTCCAAGTTTCGGGCGGAGCGATATGGAGGGGACTCATAGACGCTGCAACCCGTCAAGGGTCTGGACAGCAGCCGTTTGATAGTTTGCGTGATCAGAATGGCACGCTTGCGTATTCTCCAGACGCGTTCGTGAGGGACATTACGCGGGGGATATCAACACTAGAAGAAGGAGGATATCTAGCACCATTCGCCCTAGTTCTAAGTAACGATCTCTTTGAATTGGCCCATACGCCAACTGATTCGCTTGTGATGCCTGCCGATCGAATCAAGCCAATTCTCAACGGTCCGTTATTACGTTCCAGCACGATACGACCTCTGTATGGAGTTTTAATGTCCACGGCTGCTGATCCTGTTGATTTGGTATTGGCCAGTGATATCTCGGTTAAACCTGTCCAGGTCACAATGGAGCCACGTCACGTCTACCGCGTGTCCCAGCGTTTTACCCTTCGCATTAAGCAACCAGGAGCCCTTTTGGCTTTTGGGCCAGAATAG